Proteins from one Salinispora arenicola genomic window:
- a CDS encoding nucleotidyltransferase family protein, with protein MDSEPVDPMDADPGPVDPGPVAESTDRVAGLLLAAGSGRRYGGPKALVSFQGRPLVLRSRDVLVAAGCAPVLVVVGAQAEAVTALVGSGAVRNPAWPTGMGSSLRAGLAALEVTAVMAVVVVLVDMPGVGAEAVRRLAAVARPDVLAVAGYHGNRWGHPVLLGREHWTGAAASARRDRGARDYLRQHRGLVRVVPCADVADATDLDVPPMIRR; from the coding sequence ATGGACTCGGAGCCGGTGGATCCAATGGATGCGGATCCGGGGCCGGTGGATCCAGGGCCGGTCGCGGAGAGCACCGACCGTGTCGCGGGTCTCCTGCTCGCCGCCGGATCGGGACGACGGTACGGCGGGCCGAAGGCGCTCGTGTCGTTCCAGGGCCGACCACTGGTGCTGCGGAGCCGGGACGTGCTGGTGGCCGCCGGCTGCGCTCCCGTGCTCGTCGTGGTGGGGGCGCAGGCGGAGGCGGTGACCGCGCTGGTCGGCTCGGGGGCCGTCCGAAACCCCGCCTGGCCGACCGGCATGGGTTCGTCGTTGCGGGCGGGGTTGGCGGCGCTGGAGGTGACCGCCGTGATGGCCGTGGTGGTGGTGTTGGTCGACATGCCGGGCGTTGGAGCCGAGGCGGTACGCCGGCTGGCTGCTGTGGCCCGACCCGACGTCCTGGCTGTCGCCGGCTACCACGGAAACCGGTGGGGACATCCGGTGTTGCTGGGGCGCGAGCACTGGACCGGCGCCGCCGCCAGCGCCAGGCGGGACCGGGGCGCCCGTGACTACCTCCGTCAGCACCGCGGGCTCGTCCGCGTCGTCCCGTGCGCGGACGTCGCCGACGCCACCGACCTCGACGTGCCCCCGATGATCCGGCGCTGA
- a CDS encoding class I SAM-dependent methyltransferase — translation MTGQHNTSHEHRAYLPAMGKQWLLPLYDPFARFVGIKRVHEKLLDRANIRPGQRVLEIGCGTGDLLQTLKRRYPDVSALGIDPDPSALRRARRKAARAKLRIQYERAFADDLPLPDGSFDRVLSSFMLHHIDEEEWTRVLREVKRVLRPGGELHVADLDGTLPGQEGGHAHHSGQTADSLPERALSALVDAGLTGVRENGYGRARLGRYVFYRADVG, via the coding sequence ATGACCGGACAGCACAACACCAGTCACGAGCATCGGGCCTATCTGCCCGCGATGGGCAAGCAATGGCTGCTGCCCCTCTACGATCCGTTTGCCCGGTTCGTAGGCATCAAACGCGTTCATGAAAAGCTCTTGGACCGTGCCAATATTCGGCCGGGGCAACGGGTTCTGGAGATCGGCTGTGGCACCGGTGACCTCCTGCAGACGCTCAAGCGTCGCTACCCTGACGTCAGCGCGCTGGGCATCGACCCGGACCCGAGCGCCTTACGCCGCGCCCGCCGCAAGGCGGCCCGGGCCAAGCTGCGCATCCAGTACGAGCGTGCCTTCGCCGACGACCTGCCGCTGCCGGACGGCAGCTTCGACCGGGTCCTGTCCTCGTTCATGCTGCACCACATCGATGAAGAGGAGTGGACACGGGTGCTGCGTGAGGTCAAGCGGGTGTTGCGTCCCGGCGGCGAGCTGCATGTGGCCGACCTCGACGGCACCCTTCCCGGGCAGGAAGGGGGCCACGCTCACCACTCTGGCCAGACCGCGGACAGCCTCCCCGAGCGGGCGCTGTCGGCGCTGGTCGACGCCGGCCTGACCGGCGTCCGGGAGAACGGCTACGGCCGGGCCCGACTGGGACGCTACGTCTTCTACCGGGCTGACGTCGGCTGA
- a CDS encoding helix-turn-helix transcriptional regulator: MPVFGFGHVPGIAPVAVARLPHGKPVVDPTAVGAHTHDFLVLFYAHLAHGRVLIDGRRWTVTDGDLFVIAPGQVVSFDDRFEEATTDGWTVWFPTDVVRPGMPGAYSSWRAHPLLSPFARGINRAQRLPVPPTDRAGLVERFAALDAELRARREGHQEAVLAHLTLLLVATARLSTDVADHLRSADEPLLAAVFEAIEARYHEPISLADVAADLALTAGHLTTVVRRKTGRTVQQWITQRRMQQARLLLTETDLTVTAISRRVGYPDTSYFIKRFRSGHGVTPTQWRDAVPPMR; the protein is encoded by the coding sequence GTGCCGGTCTTCGGCTTCGGTCACGTGCCCGGAATCGCCCCGGTCGCGGTGGCCCGTCTCCCCCACGGCAAGCCGGTCGTCGACCCCACGGCAGTCGGCGCTCACACCCACGACTTCCTGGTGCTCTTCTACGCCCATCTGGCCCATGGGAGGGTGCTGATCGACGGCCGCAGGTGGACGGTGACCGACGGGGACCTGTTCGTCATCGCACCGGGGCAGGTCGTCTCCTTCGACGACCGGTTCGAGGAGGCCACCACCGACGGCTGGACGGTGTGGTTTCCGACCGACGTGGTGCGGCCCGGGATGCCCGGTGCCTATTCGTCCTGGCGGGCTCACCCGCTGCTCTCCCCGTTCGCCCGGGGCATCAACCGGGCACAGCGGCTACCTGTCCCGCCGACCGACCGGGCCGGACTGGTGGAGCGCTTCGCCGCGCTCGACGCCGAACTCCGTGCCCGTCGCGAGGGTCACCAGGAGGCAGTCCTCGCCCACCTGACGCTGCTGCTGGTGGCCACCGCCCGCTTGTCGACCGACGTCGCCGACCATCTGCGGTCCGCCGACGAGCCGCTGCTCGCGGCTGTCTTCGAGGCCATCGAAGCCCGCTACCACGAACCCATCTCGCTCGCTGACGTCGCCGCCGACCTCGCACTCACCGCGGGTCACCTCACCACCGTGGTACGTCGCAAGACCGGCCGAACCGTTCAGCAGTGGATCACCCAGCGCCGGATGCAGCAGGCGCGTCTGCTGCTCACCGAGACCGACCTGACCGTGACCGCGATCAGTCGCCGGGTCGGCTACCCCGACACCAGTTACTTCATCAAACGCTTCCGCTCCGGCCACGGCGTCACCCCGACCCAGTGGCGTGACGCCGTGCCTCCCATGCGGTGA
- a CDS encoding carboxymuconolactone decarboxylase family protein: protein MQHKYLPEVYVRFLERFPDVAEAHGELARIVRERNSFDDRTDRLIKLAVAVGSEAEGAVRSNVRKALQHGATVEDVQAVALAAITTCGFPTAIAALGWIESVVLAPSDA, encoded by the coding sequence ATGCAGCACAAGTATCTTCCGGAGGTCTACGTACGATTCCTGGAGCGCTTCCCGGATGTGGCGGAGGCGCACGGCGAGTTGGCGCGGATCGTGCGGGAGCGGAACTCGTTCGACGACCGGACCGATCGGTTGATCAAGTTGGCGGTGGCCGTCGGCTCCGAGGCAGAGGGGGCGGTGCGCTCCAACGTCCGTAAGGCGCTCCAGCACGGGGCGACCGTGGAGGACGTGCAGGCCGTCGCGCTCGCCGCCATCACCACCTGCGGCTTTCCTACCGCCATCGCGGCACTGGGCTGGATCGAATCGGTTGTCCTGGCTCCATCGGATGCGTGA
- the narI gene encoding respiratory nitrate reductase subunit gamma, whose amino-acid sequence MTTLVWIVLPYLCLAVFVAGHVWRWRHDQFGWTTHTSQVLENRILRLGSPLFHLGALGVVGGHAMGLLVPASVTEWLGLSEHAYHLIAVWGGTVTGLMLMVGLVLLIIRRMVNGRIRAVTTRMDKVLYAALAVMVTLGMIATVGVNLVGGGYDYRETIAVWFRGIFWFQPDSGLMTGAPLVYQLHAIGGFLFLALWPFTRLVHVWSVPLAYLWRPYVVYRARRRPAPAPSPSPDQVRDAAREPAARR is encoded by the coding sequence ATGACCACCCTCGTCTGGATCGTTCTTCCGTACCTGTGCCTCGCGGTCTTCGTCGCCGGCCACGTCTGGCGCTGGCGCCACGACCAGTTCGGCTGGACCACACACACCAGCCAAGTGCTGGAGAACCGCATCCTGCGGCTCGGCTCGCCGCTGTTCCACCTCGGTGCTCTCGGTGTCGTTGGTGGGCACGCCATGGGATTGCTGGTGCCCGCGTCGGTGACCGAGTGGCTCGGTCTGAGCGAACACGCCTACCACCTCATCGCGGTGTGGGGCGGCACGGTGACCGGCCTGATGCTGATGGTCGGCCTGGTATTGCTGATCATCCGTCGGATGGTCAACGGTCGGATCCGCGCGGTCACCACCCGGATGGACAAGGTGCTCTACGCCGCGCTGGCCGTCATGGTGACGCTCGGCATGATCGCCACGGTCGGCGTCAACCTGGTCGGCGGGGGCTACGACTACCGGGAGACGATCGCCGTCTGGTTCCGTGGGATCTTCTGGTTCCAGCCCGATTCCGGGTTGATGACCGGGGCGCCCCTGGTCTACCAGCTCCACGCGATCGGCGGCTTCCTGTTCCTGGCGCTGTGGCCGTTCACCCGACTGGTGCACGTCTGGTCGGTGCCGTTGGCGTACCTGTGGCGTCCGTACGTCGTCTACCGCGCTCGGCGGCGGCCGGCGCCGGCGCCGTCGCCCTCGCCGGACCAGGTACGTGACGCTGCCCGCGAGCCGGCGGCCCGGCGGTGA
- the narJ gene encoding nitrate reductase molybdenum cofactor assembly chaperone: MTTPTDRSRIFELVSLLLTYPDDELLGAGAELRGAAERIEAREVRGWINGFLDWLLASALIDAQRHFVQTFDLRRRSGLYLTYYLHGDTRKRGMALLVLKQRYRAHGLRLADGELPDLLPVVLEFAATVGPGEGEAPLRQHRQGIELLRAALTESGTPYRLLLDAVCAVLPELTDADRAAITALAADGPPVETVGLDSIGDGPDLHAAALAPYPACSPSEASR; the protein is encoded by the coding sequence ATGACCACCCCGACCGACCGGTCCCGCATCTTCGAGTTGGTGTCGCTGCTGCTCACCTACCCCGATGACGAGTTGCTCGGTGCCGGAGCCGAGCTTCGCGGTGCCGCCGAACGGATCGAGGCGCGAGAGGTGCGGGGATGGATCAACGGGTTCCTCGACTGGCTGCTGGCCAGCGCCCTGATCGATGCGCAGCGGCACTTCGTGCAGACGTTCGACCTGCGCCGCCGCTCCGGTCTCTACCTCACCTACTACCTGCACGGTGACACCCGTAAGCGGGGGATGGCGCTACTGGTGCTCAAGCAGCGGTATCGGGCGCACGGCCTGCGGCTCGCGGACGGTGAACTGCCGGACCTGCTGCCGGTGGTGCTCGAGTTCGCCGCCACGGTGGGCCCCGGCGAGGGTGAGGCGCCGTTGCGTCAGCATCGGCAGGGCATCGAACTGCTGCGTGCCGCGCTGACCGAGTCCGGCACGCCCTATCGGTTGCTGCTGGACGCTGTCTGCGCCGTGCTGCCCGAGCTCACCGACGCCGACCGAGCCGCCATCACGGCGCTGGCCGCCGACGGGCCACCGGTAGAAACCGTCGGCCTGGACTCCATCGGCGACGGCCCGGATCTGCACGCCGCCGCGCTTGCCCCCTATCCCGCCTGCTCCCCGTCGGAGGCATCGCGATGA
- the narH gene encoding nitrate reductase subunit beta, giving the protein MRIRAQVAMVMNLDKCIGCHTCSVTCKQTWTNRDGTEYVWFNNVETKPGIGYPKHYEDQDRWHGGWQLDDKGRLKLRSGGRLKRLSRLFVNPDLPTIDDYYEPATFDKDILVNAPAGLKDTPVKQPRSALTGEPMAVTWGANWEDSLGGAHEHAAGDPNIARMPAEAAAQVKFEFEKTFLFHLPRICEHCLNPACVSACPSGAMYKREEDGIVLVDQDRCRGWRMCVSACPYKKVYVNHTTGKAEKCTLCFPRIEAGQPTICSETCVGRLRYLGIVFYDEDAVLAAASVADEHDLLEAQRAVFLDPTDPAVREAARAAGMPQDWLDAAERSPVWRLISEYKVALPLHPEYRTLPMVWYIPPLSPVLDAVGGAGRDDADADAVFHTIRELRIPVEYLAELFTAGDVEAVAGVLMKLAAMRSYMRARTLDGTVAEDLLDGIGMTGDQVEAMYRLLAIAKYDERYVIPVAHTKDAAALEAQATANPDCALDCEGGPGMTTQATAESFHLVEGEQVRPGRPGLLSRRADGRRGLTINPLRGRA; this is encoded by the coding sequence ATGAGGATCCGAGCGCAGGTCGCCATGGTGATGAACCTGGACAAGTGCATCGGGTGTCACACCTGCTCCGTTACCTGCAAGCAGACGTGGACCAACCGGGACGGTACCGAGTACGTCTGGTTCAACAACGTCGAGACCAAGCCTGGCATCGGCTACCCGAAGCACTACGAGGATCAGGACCGCTGGCACGGCGGCTGGCAGCTGGACGACAAAGGCCGGCTGAAGCTGCGCTCCGGCGGCCGGCTCAAGCGGCTCAGCCGGCTGTTCGTCAACCCGGACCTGCCCACAATCGACGACTACTACGAGCCGGCTACCTTCGACAAGGACATCCTGGTCAACGCCCCGGCCGGCCTGAAGGACACCCCGGTCAAGCAGCCCCGTTCCGCGCTGACCGGCGAGCCGATGGCGGTCACCTGGGGTGCCAACTGGGAGGACAGCCTCGGCGGGGCGCACGAGCATGCTGCCGGTGACCCGAACATCGCCCGGATGCCCGCCGAGGCGGCGGCACAGGTGAAGTTCGAGTTCGAGAAGACCTTCCTGTTCCACCTGCCGCGCATCTGCGAGCACTGCCTCAACCCGGCGTGTGTGTCGGCCTGCCCTTCCGGCGCGATGTACAAGCGGGAGGAGGACGGCATCGTCCTGGTCGACCAGGACCGCTGTCGGGGCTGGCGGATGTGTGTGTCCGCCTGCCCGTACAAGAAGGTGTACGTCAACCACACCACCGGCAAGGCCGAGAAGTGCACCCTGTGCTTTCCGCGGATCGAGGCGGGACAGCCGACGATCTGTTCCGAAACCTGCGTGGGTCGACTGCGCTACCTGGGCATCGTGTTCTACGACGAGGACGCGGTGCTCGCCGCCGCTTCGGTGGCCGATGAGCACGACCTGCTCGAGGCGCAGCGCGCGGTCTTCCTCGACCCGACCGACCCGGCCGTACGGGAAGCGGCCCGGGCAGCCGGGATGCCGCAGGACTGGTTGGACGCCGCCGAACGGTCCCCGGTGTGGCGGCTGATCAGTGAGTACAAGGTGGCGCTGCCGCTGCATCCGGAATACCGGACACTGCCCATGGTCTGGTATATCCCGCCGCTGTCGCCGGTGCTGGACGCGGTGGGGGGCGCGGGCCGCGACGACGCCGACGCCGACGCCGTCTTCCACACCATCCGGGAGCTACGCATCCCGGTGGAATACCTGGCCGAGCTGTTCACCGCTGGTGACGTGGAGGCGGTCGCCGGTGTCCTGATGAAGCTGGCAGCCATGCGCTCCTACATGCGCGCTCGCACCCTCGACGGCACCGTCGCCGAGGATCTGCTCGACGGCATCGGCATGACCGGTGACCAGGTCGAGGCCATGTACCGGCTGTTGGCCATCGCCAAGTACGACGAGCGCTACGTCATCCCGGTCGCACACACCAAGGACGCCGCCGCCCTCGAGGCGCAGGCCACCGCCAATCCGGATTGTGCGCTCGACTGCGAGGGCGGCCCGGGAATGACCACGCAAGCCACCGCGGAGAGTTTCCACCTGGTCGAGGGTGAGCAGGTCCGCCCCGGCCGGCCCGGACTCCTCTCCCGGCGTGCCGACGGGCGGCGTGGCCTCACCATCAACCCGCTGCGAGGCCGGGCATGA